In Delphinus delphis chromosome 11, mDelDel1.2, whole genome shotgun sequence, one genomic interval encodes:
- the M6PR gene encoding cation-dependent mannose-6-phosphate receptor isoform X1, translating into MFPLYSSWMTGLLLLLAVAVRESWQTEEKTCDLVGEKDKESEKELALLKRLTPLFNKSFESTVGQGPDMYIYMFRVCREAGNRTSGAGLVQINKSNGKETVVGRLNSTQIFNGSNWIMLIYKGGDEYDSHCGKEQRRAVVMISCNRHTLADNFNPVFEERGKVQDCFYLFEIDSSLACSPEISHLSVGSILLVTFASLIAVYIIGGFLYQRLVMGAKGMEQFPHLAFWQDLGNLVADGCDFVCRSKPRNVPAAYRGVGDDQLGEESEERDDHLLPILLEREWRQKWDIQGSATFRPGCGGCSTCPFFWLRDVSSCPRHYFCGETVLIF; encoded by the exons ATGTTCCCCCTCTACAGCTCCTGGATGACtggcctgctgctgctgctggccgtGGCAGTAAGAGAATCCTGGCAGACCGAAGAGAAAACATGCGACCTGGTAGGAGAAAAGGATAAAGAGTCAGAGAAAGAGTTGGCTCTACTGAAGAGGCTGACGCCGCTGTTTAACAAAAG CTTTGAGAGCACCGTGGGCCAGGGCCCAGACATGTATATCTACATGTTCCGGGTGTGCCGAGAAGCTGGCAACCGAACCTCTGGGGCAGGCCTGGTGCAGATCAACAAAAGTAATGGGAAGGAGACAGTAGTAGGGAGACTCAACAGCACTCAGATCTTCAATGGAA GTAATTGGATCATGCTGATCTATAAAGGGGGTGATGAATATGACAGTCACTGTGGCAAGGAGCAGCGTCGGGCAGTGGTGATGATCTCCTGCAATCGACACACCCTAGCG GACAATTTTAACCCTGTGTTTGAGGAGCGAGGCAAAGTCCAAGACTGTTTCTACCTCTTTGAGATAGACAGCAGCCTGGCCTGTTCCCCAGAGATCTCCCACCTCAGCGTGGGTTCTATCTTACTTGTCAC GTTTGCATCGCTGATCGCCGTCTATATCATCGGGGGGTTCCTGTACCAGCGACTGGTGATGGGAGCCAAAGGAATGGAGCAGTTTCCCCACTTGGCCTTCTGGCAGGATCTTGGCAACCTGGTAGCA GATGGTTGTGACTTTGTGTGCCGATCTAAACCCCGAAACGTGCCTGCTGCGTATCGTGGTGTGGGGGATGACCAGCTGGGGGAGGAGTCGGAAGAAAGGGATGATCATTTATTACCGAT TCTTCTGGAAAGGGAATGGAGGCAGAAGTGGGACATCCAGGGCTCTGCCACCTTCCGCCCTGGCTGTGGCGGCTGCAGCACTTGTCCCTTTTTCTGGCTCAGGGACGTGTCTTCTTGCCCACGACATTACTTCTGTGGGGAGACGGTCTTAATCTTCTGA
- the M6PR gene encoding cation-dependent mannose-6-phosphate receptor isoform X2 — protein sequence MTGLLLLLAVAVRESWQTEEKTCDLVGEKDKESEKELALLKRLTPLFNKSFESTVGQGPDMYIYMFRVCREAGNRTSGAGLVQINKSNGKETVVGRLNSTQIFNGSNWIMLIYKGGDEYDSHCGKEQRRAVVMISCNRHTLADNFNPVFEERGKVQDCFYLFEIDSSLACSPEISHLSVGSILLVTFASLIAVYIIGGFLYQRLVMGAKGMEQFPHLAFWQDLGNLVADGCDFVCRSKPRNVPAAYRGVGDDQLGEESEERDDHLLPILLEREWRQKWDIQGSATFRPGCGGCSTCPFFWLRDVSSCPRHYFCGETVLIF from the exons ATGACtggcctgctgctgctgctggccgtGGCAGTAAGAGAATCCTGGCAGACCGAAGAGAAAACATGCGACCTGGTAGGAGAAAAGGATAAAGAGTCAGAGAAAGAGTTGGCTCTACTGAAGAGGCTGACGCCGCTGTTTAACAAAAG CTTTGAGAGCACCGTGGGCCAGGGCCCAGACATGTATATCTACATGTTCCGGGTGTGCCGAGAAGCTGGCAACCGAACCTCTGGGGCAGGCCTGGTGCAGATCAACAAAAGTAATGGGAAGGAGACAGTAGTAGGGAGACTCAACAGCACTCAGATCTTCAATGGAA GTAATTGGATCATGCTGATCTATAAAGGGGGTGATGAATATGACAGTCACTGTGGCAAGGAGCAGCGTCGGGCAGTGGTGATGATCTCCTGCAATCGACACACCCTAGCG GACAATTTTAACCCTGTGTTTGAGGAGCGAGGCAAAGTCCAAGACTGTTTCTACCTCTTTGAGATAGACAGCAGCCTGGCCTGTTCCCCAGAGATCTCCCACCTCAGCGTGGGTTCTATCTTACTTGTCAC GTTTGCATCGCTGATCGCCGTCTATATCATCGGGGGGTTCCTGTACCAGCGACTGGTGATGGGAGCCAAAGGAATGGAGCAGTTTCCCCACTTGGCCTTCTGGCAGGATCTTGGCAACCTGGTAGCA GATGGTTGTGACTTTGTGTGCCGATCTAAACCCCGAAACGTGCCTGCTGCGTATCGTGGTGTGGGGGATGACCAGCTGGGGGAGGAGTCGGAAGAAAGGGATGATCATTTATTACCGAT TCTTCTGGAAAGGGAATGGAGGCAGAAGTGGGACATCCAGGGCTCTGCCACCTTCCGCCCTGGCTGTGGCGGCTGCAGCACTTGTCCCTTTTTCTGGCTCAGGGACGTGTCTTCTTGCCCACGACATTACTTCTGTGGGGAGACGGTCTTAATCTTCTGA
- the M6PR gene encoding cation-dependent mannose-6-phosphate receptor isoform X3 gives MFPLYSSWMTGLLLLLAVAVRESWQTEEKTCDLVGEKDKESEKELALLKRLTPLFNKSFESTVGQGPDMYIYMFRVCREAGNRTSGAGLVQINKSNGKETVVGRLNSTQIFNGSNWIMLIYKGGDEYDSHCGKEQRRAVVMISCNRHTLADNFNPVFEERGKVQDCFYLFEIDSSLACSPEISHLSVGSILLVTFASLIAVYIIGGFLYQRLVMGAKGMEQFPHLAFWQDLGNLVADGCDFVCRSKPRNVPAAYRGVGDDQLGEESEERDDHLLPM, from the exons ATGTTCCCCCTCTACAGCTCCTGGATGACtggcctgctgctgctgctggccgtGGCAGTAAGAGAATCCTGGCAGACCGAAGAGAAAACATGCGACCTGGTAGGAGAAAAGGATAAAGAGTCAGAGAAAGAGTTGGCTCTACTGAAGAGGCTGACGCCGCTGTTTAACAAAAG CTTTGAGAGCACCGTGGGCCAGGGCCCAGACATGTATATCTACATGTTCCGGGTGTGCCGAGAAGCTGGCAACCGAACCTCTGGGGCAGGCCTGGTGCAGATCAACAAAAGTAATGGGAAGGAGACAGTAGTAGGGAGACTCAACAGCACTCAGATCTTCAATGGAA GTAATTGGATCATGCTGATCTATAAAGGGGGTGATGAATATGACAGTCACTGTGGCAAGGAGCAGCGTCGGGCAGTGGTGATGATCTCCTGCAATCGACACACCCTAGCG GACAATTTTAACCCTGTGTTTGAGGAGCGAGGCAAAGTCCAAGACTGTTTCTACCTCTTTGAGATAGACAGCAGCCTGGCCTGTTCCCCAGAGATCTCCCACCTCAGCGTGGGTTCTATCTTACTTGTCAC GTTTGCATCGCTGATCGCCGTCTATATCATCGGGGGGTTCCTGTACCAGCGACTGGTGATGGGAGCCAAAGGAATGGAGCAGTTTCCCCACTTGGCCTTCTGGCAGGATCTTGGCAACCTGGTAGCA GATGGTTGTGACTTTGTGTGCCGATCTAAACCCCGAAACGTGCCTGCTGCGTATCGTGGTGTGGGGGATGACCAGCTGGGGGAGGAGTCGGAAGAAAGGGATGATCATTTATTACCGATGTGA